A stretch of Lactuca sativa cultivar Salinas chromosome 6, Lsat_Salinas_v11, whole genome shotgun sequence DNA encodes these proteins:
- the LOC111893621 gene encoding NAC domain-containing protein 71 produces MGGASLPPGFRFHPTEEELIGYYLKRKVQGLEIELEVIPVINFYKFEPWELPEKSFLPNDDMEWFFFCPRDRKYPNGSRTNRATNAGYWKATGKDRKVLCQSSLLGYRKSLVFYNGRAPTGNRTCWVMHEYRLCDDVSQGTPSFQEPFVLCRVMKKNKQRTSYVNSEPETKGGGSSESNISSPLTSFQTNEPTYSIDHNDPPSFQVSPDLILESSKEVCEGGVGGRFGYFQQSEIPTAPWQSFGISPSSSYSNFTEEDDLIRFGSMSPLYLGDESLMEFFENEDHDWTNSHGNLNPF; encoded by the exons ATGGGAGGGGCTTCATTGCCACCAGGGTTCCGTTTTCACCCCACAGAAGAAGAACTGATTGGGTATTACTTGAAACGAAAGGTTCAAGGGCTTGAAATCGAACTTGAAGTTATTCCCGTAATCAATTTCTACAAGTTTGAACCATGGGAATTGCCAG AGAAATCATTCCTTCCAAATGACGATATGGAGTGGTTCTTCTTTTGTCCCCGTGATCGAAAATACCCAAATGGATCTCGCACAAATCGAGCTACAAATGCTGGTTACTGGAAAGCCACAGGAAAAGACCGAAAAGTCCTTTGCCAATCATCTCTTTTGGGGTACCGCAAGAGCCTCGTCTTCTATAACGGACGAGCCCCAACCGGAAATCGAACATGTTGGGTCATGCATGAGTATCGTTTATGTGATGATGTTTCTCAAGGGACACCAAGTTTTCAA GAACCTTTCGTGTTGTGTCGTGTGATGAAAAAGAACAAGCAAAGAACAAGTTATGTTAATAGTGAACCGGAAACTAAGGGAGGTGGAAGCAGTGAGAGCAATATTTCAAGCCCTCTCACTTCTTTTCAGACAAATGAACCAACTTATTCGATTGACCATAATGATCCTCCTAGCTTTCAGGTCTCACCCGacttgattcttgaatcttcAAAG GAAGTATGCGAAGGAGGAGTAGGAGGGCGTTTTGGGTATTTCCAACAAAGTGAGATTCCAACGGCTCCATGGCAGTCGTTTGGGATCTCACCGAGTTCATCATACTCGAATTTTACAGAGGAAGATGATTTGATTCGATTTGGCAGCATGTCACCGCTATATTTAGGAGACGAAAGCTTGATGGAATTCTTTGAAAACGAAGATCATGATTGGACTAATTCACACGGAAATTTGAACCCCTTCTGA